The Tubulanus polymorphus chromosome 6, tnTubPoly1.2, whole genome shotgun sequence genome includes a region encoding these proteins:
- the LOC141907764 gene encoding uncharacterized protein LOC141907764, giving the protein MSMEVRSVNHEASKFLESCQDAFFTQNILQPTRHRVNQQKNILDLLFTFSSDEVENTQYLPPLRKSDHLCLRFNLNSTPKKLKIDRCTRKNYNRGDFVKISEKLTQDLPVNDLEELDVEQCWLKIKSSIIEAENMFVPSSKNAGQKNTRSPLWMNRNTMSKIRKKRKAWSKYLRHHRQEDYDTYTQASNAARRETRKAMKQFEKNIAKEAKKNPKAFWKYCRSKTVTRSKFPDQEYSINGTTKKTANNHEKVEVFNTYFAGVFTKEDITYIPEPPAMLRSITSITSIEITPETVAKKLKALPINKAMGPDQIHPRILHEAADTLSVSLAHLFDKTLKAGKIPGNWKEAHVKPIHKKGTTSKAENFRPVSLTSCVCKVMESIVRDKVMLHLLDNNIISPDQHGFVKGKSTNTQLAETLNDWTTYLDNNETFDVVFLDFKKAFDKVTHKRLLKKVENYGIRGKLLDWISDFLANRKQAVCIDGDLSGC; this is encoded by the coding sequence ATGTCAATGGAAGTACGGTCCGTAAACCACGAAGCCTCAAAATTCTTAGAAAGTTGTCAAGATGCCTTTTTTACACAAAACATCTTACAGCCAACTAGACATAGAGTTAACCAACAGAAGAATATACTGGACCTGTTATTTACCTTTTCATCCGACGAGGTTGAAAACACCCAATATCTCCCGCCATTACGAAAAAGTGACCATCTTTGCCTGAGATTCAACCTAAATTCGACTCCGAAAAAGCTGAAAATAGATAGATGCACTAGGAAGAATTATAACAGAGGTGACTTTGTAAAGATAAGTGAGAAATTGACACAGGATTTACCAGTGAACGACTTGGAGGAACTTGATGTAGAACAATGTTGGTTAAAGATTAAATCCTCTATCATCGAAGCAGAAAACATGTTTGTACCATCAAGCAAAAATGCTGGGCAAAAAAACACACGGTCTCCACTGTGGATGAACCGCAACACAATGAGTAAAATAAGGAAAAAGCGCAAGGCCTGGAGCAAGTACCTCCGACATCATAGACAAGAAGATTATGACACCTATACCCAAGCAAGTAACGCTGCACGTAGGGAAACCAGAAAAGCGATGAAGCAATTTGAGAAGAACATTGCAAAAGAAGCAAAGAAAAATCCTAAGGCCTTCTGGAAATACTGTAGATCGAAGACAGTCACCAGAAGTAAGTTCCCGGACCAAGAGTATAGTATCAACGGTACAACTAAGAAAACAGCAAACAACCACGAAAAAGTCGAGGTGTTTAACACCTACTTTGCCGGGGTATTTACAAAGGAGGATATAACATATATACCAGAACCTCCTGCCATGCTCAGGAGCATCACCTCCATAACCAGTATAGAGATAACTCCAGAAACCGTGGCAAAGAAGCTTAAAGCACTTCCCATAAACAAAGCAATGGGTCCCGATCAAATACACCCCAGGATTTTACATGAGGCAGCAGATACGCTTTCGGTAAGTCTTGCCCACCTATTTGATAAGACCCTGAAAGCTGGTAAGATACCTGGGAACTGGAAAGAGGCCCACGTGAAGCCGATACATAAAAAAGGCACTACGAGTAAGGCTGAAAACTTCAGGCCAGTGAGTCTAACCAGCTGTGTATGCAAAGTAATGGAGTCGATCGTGAGGGACAAGGTGATGTTACATCTccttgataataatataatttcaCCTGATCAACATGGATTTGTTAAGGGTAAATCGACCAATACACAACTGGCTGAAACCCTAAATGACTGGACGACTTATCTTGACAACAACGAAACATTTGATGTGGTATTTCTCGACTTTAAAAAAGCCTTTGACAAGGTCACACATAAAAGACTGCTCAAGAAGGTAGAAAATTACGGAATAAGGGGAAAACTTTTAGATTGGATCAGTGACTTCCTAGCCAATAGAAAACAGGCTGTTTGTATCGACGGTGATTTATCTGGATGTTAA